From a region of the Methanolobus tindarius DSM 2278 genome:
- a CDS encoding TolB family protein has translation MNKLVISTLILITLCSMSQSTAANEELEINITAIADLNQTIGKDVMSLVDSNGLIIDNAPLFTTLWSLDEKHMLIYVYMSAHQKSKGAFRGSGIYALYITNVNCSEITRVNWKEYTSADGSTISSPEWSFSGDYFSYLEITNTAKVSSTQSSSTLYVMSKNLDIIRKINCDPEKIKKWKNKWSPKEDKISFIEQSTNLSIYDVNDNCSLRFDLHDDYTYLDDGAWSPDGSKISFTKDQNEIIILDIEKKGLNTIYSASTAGMVNGKQWSPDSKKLFFYAITGSEKEGTLLYDIYVMEEYTKCPLKVISYKSPSSAIFQWYPDSENLLLMHHNPDSNSYELDSLSDSGSTKELFTCNQHLYASIGPNDYILATNSNPTLNRIENHFHAYDLFLFNDSKEFCFENITYYTWKDDNLLFVSEGKMKIFEPDSEQILETPIVTKEFETIRLSPSGDFIFLGSTIMGFQKQEDHTDYNMNISSTPEVIIKNPENEPDPTKTTAEKKSTGFSRNTCFLIIGITIIFSWIIIKLTFNKYIKR, from the coding sequence ATGAATAAGCTCGTAATTTCAACATTGATATTAATTACATTATGTAGCATGTCCCAATCTACTGCTGCAAATGAGGAATTGGAAATAAACATCACTGCCATTGCTGATTTAAATCAAACAATCGGAAAAGATGTTATGAGTTTAGTAGATTCTAATGGTCTTATTATTGACAATGCCCCATTGTTTACCACATTATGGAGTCTTGATGAAAAGCATATGTTGATTTACGTATATATGAGTGCACATCAAAAAAGCAAGGGAGCCTTTAGGGGTAGCGGTATTTATGCGCTCTACATAACAAACGTCAATTGTTCTGAAATTACACGAGTTAATTGGAAAGAATACACGTCTGCTGATGGGAGCACAATATCATCTCCTGAATGGAGTTTCTCTGGTGATTATTTTTCATATTTGGAAATAACAAATACAGCAAAAGTGAGTTCAACACAAAGTTCTTCTACACTTTATGTTATGTCAAAAAATCTAGACATTATTCGAAAAATAAACTGTGATCCAGAGAAAATTAAAAAATGGAAAAACAAATGGTCTCCTAAAGAAGATAAAATAAGTTTTATTGAACAGAGTACTAATCTAAGTATTTATGATGTTAATGATAATTGTAGCCTTCGTTTTGATTTACATGATGATTACACATACTTAGACGACGGAGCATGGTCCCCTGATGGAAGCAAGATTAGCTTTACAAAAGATCAAAACGAAATTATTATATTAGATATTGAAAAAAAAGGACTTAATACAATTTATTCGGCCAGTACTGCTGGCATGGTAAATGGTAAACAATGGAGTCCTGATAGTAAAAAATTATTTTTTTATGCCATAACAGGGTCCGAAAAAGAAGGTACGCTCTTGTATGACATATACGTGATGGAAGAATATACTAAGTGTCCATTAAAAGTTATATCTTATAAATCCCCTTCATCAGCAATATTTCAATGGTATCCAGATAGTGAAAATTTGTTATTAATGCATCATAATCCGGACTCGAATTCATATGAATTAGATTCGTTATCAGATAGTGGAAGCACAAAAGAACTATTTACATGCAATCAGCATCTTTATGCAAGTATTGGACCCAATGATTATATTCTGGCCACCAATTCGAATCCAACTCTTAATCGAATTGAAAACCACTTCCATGCATACGACTTATTTTTGTTTAATGATTCAAAAGAATTTTGTTTTGAAAATATCACATATTACACATGGAAAGATGACAATTTACTATTTGTTTCAGAAGGTAAAATGAAGATTTTTGAACCGGATAGTGAACAGATATTGGAAACACCTATAGTGACAAAAGAATTTGAGACCATTCGCTTATCTCCAAGCGGGGATTTCATTTTTTTGGGCAGTACAATTATGGGATTTCAAAAACAAGAAGATCATACAGATTACAATATGAATATTAGCTCGACCCCAGAAGTTATAATAAAAAATCCAGAAAATGAACCAGACCCAACAAAAACAACTGCTGAAAAAAAAAGCACAGGCTTCAGTCGCAATACTTGTTTTTTAATTATAGGCATTACAATCATATTTTCATGGATTATAATCAAGCTTACTTTTAATAAATATATAAAAAGATAG
- a CDS encoding ABC transporter permease — protein sequence MNTMQSVFVISEKEFADNIWSPKLLALIVIITSSIFSRTYLSGITQNSDLLGGFLDVAKIISLFLPLVGVVLGFDAISKEKDSGALNVLLTHPVYRDTIVAGKTLGAMGTLALIVFISTITVIGARLISSGLELNSLAISRLLIFSILTYFYLSIFISFAMFSSIITNNSTNALIYNIATWLILCIAFGMIAATAASFVTDEKPLDLSDNNNFLIMNANLQQLSPSHHYLMAVSGNPSPGWSGVSSGRPEVDGIFDTKHTLHQWWNELGVNVIILIISPVFLTIITYIVFLRKDLSNVG from the coding sequence ATGAATACAATGCAAAGTGTGTTTGTGATTTCAGAAAAAGAATTTGCAGATAATATATGGAGTCCTAAATTATTGGCATTGATAGTTATAATTACATCCTCAATATTCTCCAGAACTTACCTTTCCGGAATAACACAAAATTCTGATTTATTGGGAGGGTTTCTTGATGTTGCAAAAATAATATCTCTTTTTCTTCCACTCGTAGGAGTTGTCCTTGGGTTTGATGCAATAAGCAAGGAGAAGGATAGTGGAGCTCTTAATGTACTTTTAACACATCCTGTGTACAGGGATACAATTGTAGCAGGAAAAACACTAGGTGCAATGGGTACATTGGCGCTTATTGTTTTTATATCAACTATCACTGTAATTGGAGCAAGATTGATTTCTTCAGGATTAGAATTAAATTCATTAGCCATTAGTAGACTTCTTATTTTTTCAATTCTTACATACTTTTATTTATCCATATTCATTTCCTTTGCGATGTTCAGTTCAATAATAACAAATAATTCTACAAATGCACTAATTTACAATATAGCAACATGGCTAATACTGTGTATTGCTTTTGGAATGATTGCGGCAACAGCTGCTTCTTTTGTAACAGATGAAAAACCTCTGGACTTGAGTGACAATAATAATTTTTTGATTATGAATGCAAATTTGCAACAATTATCTCCTTCTCACCATTATTTAATGGCTGTATCCGGTAACCCCAGTCCTGGGTGGTCAGGAGTTTCAAGTGGTAGACCAGAGGTAGATGGTATATTTGATACAAAACACACCCTTCATCAGTGGTGGAACGAACTTGGAGTGAATGTTATAATATTGATAATTAGCCCTGTTTTTTTGACAATAATAACATATATAGTATTTTTGCGTAAGGATTTGAGTAATGTGGGGTAA
- a CDS encoding ABC transporter permease, protein MNNKNIFVIAKKEANDYLHDSGFLIILSICTVIIFASTYIPASMTTATTVLSSINVKMISQFIPLIGIALGFNTVVKERISGSLNVLLTHPVYRDNIITGKIVGTILVLAVIIVFSVLVSTGAVIIFYGRAVEYMELERIFILTIFTFLYACIYLFISVFISINVKTSSEALIYNIIIWLATCVLFGSLLKTTVFILTEQTSVDSVLIMQLLNLSPIHHYAQAIGGSADYGFGGVNAKAAIYGFFDTRYTLTQIFNEFWVNIVILIITPIILLVATFITFLRKDITL, encoded by the coding sequence ATGAACAACAAAAACATATTCGTGATTGCTAAAAAGGAAGCTAATGACTACCTTCATGACAGTGGTTTCTTAATAATACTTTCAATATGTACAGTGATAATATTCGCTTCTACATACATCCCAGCCTCCATGACAACCGCAACAACAGTTTTGAGCAGTATAAATGTTAAAATGATATCACAGTTTATTCCATTAATTGGTATAGCTCTTGGTTTTAATACAGTAGTAAAGGAAAGAATATCAGGATCATTGAACGTCTTGCTGACCCATCCAGTGTATAGGGACAACATCATTACAGGAAAAATAGTTGGAACAATCCTGGTGTTAGCTGTCATAATCGTATTTTCAGTTTTAGTATCTACTGGTGCAGTAATCATTTTTTATGGGAGGGCAGTTGAATATATGGAATTGGAACGCATATTTATATTAACTATATTTACATTTCTTTATGCTTGTATATATTTATTTATATCTGTTTTTATTTCAATCAATGTTAAAACATCTTCAGAAGCTTTAATATACAACATAATAATCTGGCTTGCAACTTGCGTATTATTTGGTTCACTGCTTAAAACTACTGTTTTTATACTGACTGAGCAGACATCGGTTGATAGTGTACTGATAATGCAACTTTTGAATCTGTCACCAATACACCATTATGCCCAAGCAATTGGTGGCTCTGCAGACTATGGTTTTGGAGGAGTTAATGCAAAAGCTGCCATTTATGGATTTTTTGATACCCGGTATACACTCACTCAAATATTCAACGAATTCTGGGTAAATATTGTAATACTAATAATAACTCCAATAATCCTTCTTGTTGCAACTTTCATTACATTTCTGCGGAAAGATATTACACTTTAA
- a CDS encoding COG1470 family protein — MTIGVTFCLILASSYASADWSSVCVKNQITGKVVYPGDIVEFPITIEKGYNGTDDSWCTMLVKSKPEGWTAGFYEDNDQITNIFFPEDESDPVDVVLKVKTPQNVSDGIYSIWVDIKPDDGDIISREFAITVDTKAEPNIEIYSSTPGIETRSNDPVKYLLTLENKYDHRITVNLDTIGKSENLSVEFLQEIDDEEFRLKTLSLAANSQYDILMGVKPSINLTDGTYSFKVQAVPENGGNGVSLNLNLIINNNLETEEMLTISQSTSSLVLNPGSSKEIYVTLRNNGDETLTNIDLKVQDVTGITAEVRSFGTIDELEPGESWDTSIEITARADASPGTKDLLMRAVSDDTQSQDGRVEIIVEKSDSGGFIGIGMVVVSILLLIVIVRKFGRR, encoded by the coding sequence ATGACTATTGGGGTTACTTTTTGTCTTATATTAGCATCTTCATATGCAAGTGCAGACTGGTCATCAGTATGCGTAAAAAACCAAATCACTGGGAAAGTGGTCTACCCCGGAGATATTGTTGAGTTTCCTATAACCATAGAGAAAGGGTACAATGGCACTGATGATTCGTGGTGCACCATGCTAGTAAAAAGTAAGCCTGAGGGGTGGACTGCTGGATTTTATGAAGATAATGACCAGATAACTAACATCTTCTTTCCTGAGGATGAAAGTGACCCTGTAGATGTTGTTTTGAAGGTGAAAACACCTCAAAACGTATCAGATGGAATTTATTCCATATGGGTAGATATCAAACCAGATGATGGCGATATCATTTCTAGAGAATTTGCGATTACTGTAGATACCAAAGCTGAACCTAACATTGAGATATACTCAAGTACTCCTGGAATAGAAACACGATCAAATGATCCGGTAAAATATCTCCTTACCTTGGAAAACAAGTATGATCATAGGATAACAGTTAATCTGGATACTATTGGTAAATCGGAAAATTTGAGCGTTGAATTCCTGCAGGAGATCGATGATGAAGAATTCAGACTTAAAACGCTGTCATTAGCTGCAAACTCTCAGTATGATATTCTTATGGGAGTGAAGCCATCTATAAATCTAACAGATGGAACATATTCATTCAAGGTCCAAGCGGTACCGGAAAATGGAGGAAATGGCGTTTCACTGAATTTGAATCTGATAATCAATAACAATTTAGAAACTGAGGAAATGCTGACTATATCGCAAAGTACATCCAGTCTAGTTCTCAATCCTGGTTCTTCGAAAGAGATCTATGTTACTTTAAGGAATAATGGTGATGAGACACTTACAAATATTGATCTAAAAGTACAGGATGTTACAGGAATTACCGCTGAAGTAAGAAGCTTTGGTACAATTGATGAACTTGAACCAGGAGAGTCGTGGGATACTTCAATAGAGATTACCGCGCGTGCGGACGCAAGTCCTGGTACTAAAGACCTTCTAATGAGGGCTGTTAGCGATGACACTCAAAGCCAAGACGGAAGAGTAGAGATAATAGTGGAAAAGTCAGACAGTGGAGGATTTATTGGGATAGGGATGGTCGTGGTTTCTATACTTTTGTTAATAGTAATTGTACGTAAGTTTGGAAGGCGATAA
- a CDS encoding ABC transporter ATP-binding protein: MEIISREQEQSQIMERTKELAIETINLSKSFGKEKKIHAVDNLNLKVKKGEVFGFVGPNGAGKTTTMKMLIGLLEPTSGSGKVAKYDILHEIINIREETGVLPEPAGFYDYLTARQNLRFYAKLYDIDSNEREKRIENLLETVGLSRAIDQKIGGFSTGMRKRFGLAQALINEPTVLFLDEPTSGIDPLGAQMMRNLIKNLNKSKSVTVFLSSHSMEEVEEICDRIAIIAKGKLLAVGSVEDLRSVVREKEGVHYLLEVQDIIPSEAVEIVKDVDGVEEVEIQYPTLKVHSNFKNGAEIAKALAKTGGTISLLEEQELTLQKLFLKIIEEA; this comes from the coding sequence ATGGAAATAATTAGTAGAGAACAGGAACAAAGCCAAATTATGGAAAGAACCAAGGAATTAGCTATAGAAACCATCAATCTAAGTAAATCATTCGGAAAAGAGAAGAAAATACACGCCGTAGATAATCTGAATCTGAAAGTAAAAAAAGGTGAAGTTTTTGGTTTTGTCGGACCAAACGGGGCAGGTAAGACAACAACTATGAAAATGCTTATAGGCTTACTGGAACCTACATCTGGAAGTGGAAAAGTGGCAAAATACGACATATTGCATGAAATAATCAACATCAGAGAAGAAACAGGAGTCTTACCTGAACCTGCTGGATTTTATGATTACCTAACTGCAAGACAAAATTTACGCTTTTATGCAAAGCTATATGATATAGATTCTAATGAAAGAGAGAAAAGAATCGAGAACTTACTTGAAACAGTTGGCCTGTCGCGTGCAATCGACCAAAAGATAGGAGGTTTTTCCACGGGAATGCGAAAGCGTTTTGGGCTTGCTCAAGCCCTAATCAATGAGCCAACAGTACTTTTCCTTGATGAACCTACAAGTGGGATCGATCCTCTTGGTGCTCAAATGATGAGGAATCTAATAAAAAATCTAAATAAAAGTAAAAGTGTGACAGTATTTTTGAGTTCACACTCAATGGAAGAAGTTGAAGAAATCTGTGACAGAATTGCAATTATTGCTAAAGGTAAATTGCTGGCAGTTGGCTCAGTTGAAGATTTGAGAAGTGTGGTAAGGGAAAAGGAAGGAGTACATTATCTACTTGAAGTTCAGGATATCATACCTTCAGAAGCTGTAGAAATTGTAAAGGATGTAGACGGTGTAGAAGAGGTTGAGATACAATATCCTACACTGAAAGTGCATTCTAATTTTAAAAATGGAGCTGAAATTGCAAAAGCATTAGCGAAGACAGGAGGCACTATATCTTTATTAGAAGAACAGGAATTAACTCTGCAAAAATTGTTCCTCAAGATTATTGAAGAAGCATGA
- a CDS encoding M12 family metallo-peptidase translates to MRNKQTIAICFVIAIICSMAASAEAVEASNDNLQASVESDTLNEHFEKISIDKSDRLNLRSFDSIKKYDFVTVDPIAFQKDANSGEITIEIAGEDFKLELEPAIYINEGDTLAIHNETGLYEIEMPEIYTYNGKVVGYPESKTRFTVSDTGLVGRVEIGDIKYIIERAGYIERDGKKTAVNVVYSNVDISPSGTLPSSDDLVYDSTETSDTFTSGELSTQAIASSMISTQSTKSATTVDLLAIYDGEFRDIFGNYDDCCNEIYDMMETVNEVYSSSDIGVNLDITHVVRDTGLDETNGTALLNEFRDRDDFVKEYYNCDIAFLYTGKEIDDNVIGKAYKYDTTPNKAYALAQMTPGNSTYTADLDDRSMVVAHEIGHVFNAHHEDYNETPIYAKATQWTYLQVWDRYSIMYSQFQGIGYLGGMQFEFSTNTSTGNGDADHDNARSIREVKNIVAAFE, encoded by the coding sequence ATGAGAAATAAACAAACTATAGCTATTTGCTTTGTAATAGCAATCATTTGTTCGATGGCTGCAAGTGCTGAAGCAGTAGAAGCGTCAAATGATAATTTACAGGCATCTGTAGAATCTGATACACTGAATGAACACTTTGAAAAAATTAGTATTGATAAAAGTGATAGACTTAATTTACGCAGCTTTGATTCAATAAAGAAATATGATTTTGTAACCGTTGATCCTATAGCTTTTCAAAAGGATGCGAATTCAGGTGAAATTACGATAGAGATAGCAGGGGAAGATTTCAAATTAGAGTTAGAACCTGCTATATATATTAATGAAGGAGATACACTCGCCATTCATAATGAAACCGGCCTATATGAAATTGAAATGCCAGAAATATATACCTACAATGGAAAAGTTGTCGGCTATCCTGAAAGCAAGACTCGTTTTACCGTGTCGGACACAGGACTTGTTGGTAGGGTGGAAATCGGTGACATAAAATACATAATTGAACGAGCAGGGTATATCGAAAGAGATGGAAAAAAAACAGCAGTTAATGTTGTGTACAGTAATGTAGATATATCCCCTAGTGGAACTCTTCCTAGTTCAGATGACCTAGTTTATGATAGTACTGAGACAAGTGATACTTTTACAAGTGGTGAATTATCCACGCAAGCTATTGCAAGTAGCATGATATCTACACAAAGTACTAAATCAGCTACTACTGTAGATTTATTAGCAATATATGATGGAGAGTTTAGAGATATCTTTGGAAACTATGATGACTGTTGCAATGAAATATATGACATGATGGAGACTGTGAATGAAGTATATTCTTCATCTGATATTGGTGTTAACTTGGATATTACACACGTGGTTCGCGATACAGGGTTGGATGAGACAAATGGGACTGCCCTATTAAACGAATTCAGGGACAGGGATGATTTTGTAAAAGAATATTACAACTGTGACATAGCTTTCTTATACACTGGAAAAGAAATTGACGATAATGTAATAGGAAAAGCGTATAAATATGATACTACACCTAATAAAGCATATGCATTAGCACAAATGACACCTGGTAACTCAACATATACTGCAGATTTAGATGATAGATCTATGGTAGTAGCACATGAAATCGGTCATGTATTCAACGCACATCATGAAGACTATAATGAAACTCCTATTTATGCGAAGGCCACCCAATGGACCTACTTGCAGGTATGGGATAGATATTCTATTATGTACAGTCAATTCCAAGGAATTGGTTATTTAGGAGGGATGCAATTCGAATTTTCCACCAATACATCTACTGGCAATGGTGATGCAGACCACGATAATGCAAGATCAATACGTGAGGTAAAAAACATAGTAGCAGCATTTGAGTAG
- a CDS encoding YcdB/YcdC domain-containing protein encodes MIFNINHVNHKHILIAVLILVALTIIGSIASEHEWTSITKEEHSSHSNYLNPDTTQVNITLEEAKDILTSTDSDIDSDSVDGELINESEFGIIWQLTSKTIYNESIVASIDPYDGTLLCTVTTKGDRVDSKYLDPNTTEVTVSLEEAKNILLAENPDLEVDSINGQLLNDDDFGIIWQLTSKTSNDRSVLAGIDADDGNLVFIYDGSKETFSDGKVSEEEALEISEEYMETKLTDEQLNKIRFEFINYRENADDLPGFYHIKYIRIINGVPLISDGATISVNSETGEVSSYREHWETLNENNYTVDNESILTEEEAAEYLKEFIEEQAYEGKVSNSIEVISSKLIWKYTETDEIRLAWWMKFTDPNLGLGESLPGLVIIDANTGEVLIADFTIG; translated from the coding sequence GTGATATTCAATATAAATCATGTTAATCATAAACACATTCTCATAGCAGTTTTAATACTAGTTGCACTAACAATAATAGGATCAATAGCTTCAGAACACGAATGGACTAGTATTACTAAAGAAGAACATTCAAGCCATTCAAATTATCTAAATCCTGATACAACACAAGTAAATATAACTTTAGAAGAAGCAAAAGACATACTGACATCCACAGATTCAGATATAGATAGTGATTCTGTAGATGGAGAACTAATTAACGAAAGCGAATTTGGAATAATATGGCAATTGACATCTAAAACTATCTATAATGAAAGTATTGTAGCATCAATTGATCCTTATGATGGAACTCTGTTATGCACAGTCACTACAAAAGGAGACAGAGTTGATTCCAAATATCTTGACCCTAACACAACTGAAGTAACTGTAAGTTTGGAAGAAGCTAAAAATATATTACTAGCTGAAAATCCAGACCTTGAAGTTGATTCTATCAATGGACAACTTCTTAATGATGACGATTTTGGAATAATATGGCAACTTACATCAAAAACCAGCAATGATAGGAGCGTTCTTGCTGGAATAGATGCTGATGATGGAAATTTAGTCTTTATCTATGATGGTTCAAAAGAGACATTTTCTGATGGTAAAGTGAGTGAAGAAGAAGCTCTGGAAATATCAGAAGAATATATGGAAACAAAGCTTACGGATGAGCAGTTGAATAAAATAAGATTTGAATTTATTAATTATCGGGAGAATGCAGATGACCTTCCGGGATTCTACCACATAAAATACATCAGGATAATTAACGGTGTTCCTCTCATATCGGATGGAGCGACAATAAGCGTAAATTCAGAAACTGGAGAAGTTTCAAGCTACAGGGAACACTGGGAAACATTGAACGAAAATAATTATACAGTAGATAATGAATCAATTCTAACTGAAGAAGAAGCTGCCGAATACTTAAAAGAATTCATAGAAGAGCAAGCATACGAGGGTAAGGTTTCGAATAGTATAGAAGTAATATCATCTAAACTTATCTGGAAATATACTGAAACTGATGAAATTCGTCTGGCATGGTGGATGAAGTTTACTGACCCAAACCTTGGACTTGGTGAAAGTCTTCCAGGACTTGTTATTATTGATGCAAATACTGGTGAAGTTCTCATAGCAGACTTTACTATCGGCTGA
- a CDS encoding ABC transporter permease — MNISKIRIVAQDEILRGVKSRHVWFFSSALAFICILAMHYSTSLAFLFSDQGKIPFTYISFMIILIIGPFFILVTAFDSISNEVENGTIRYIISKIDRASFVLGKFCFLFLIFALLTLVVAIVGQVDNFISGNAFDLEKMILFWLFSSLYLGCFISLFSFVSILSGNNKIAFTMSAVLLGITIYFFMQGGIEYLKYLTPPYYAFAVSETMRNTSGESDYFNIIKNLFSMLVFIIATLSIDVLAFKRRDL, encoded by the coding sequence ATGAATATATCAAAAATAAGAATTGTTGCCCAGGACGAGATATTAAGAGGGGTAAAAAGCAGGCATGTATGGTTTTTCAGCAGTGCCTTAGCATTCATTTGTATTCTGGCAATGCACTACAGCACATCTTTAGCATTCCTGTTTTCAGATCAGGGTAAAATTCCGTTCACATATATTTCTTTCATGATAATACTGATTATCGGACCTTTTTTCATACTTGTTACAGCATTTGACAGCATAAGCAACGAAGTTGAGAATGGAACGATCAGATATATAATTTCAAAAATTGACAGGGCATCTTTTGTGCTTGGCAAGTTTTGTTTTTTATTCCTGATATTTGCACTCCTTACTTTAGTTGTTGCAATTGTAGGACAGGTAGATAATTTCATATCAGGCAATGCCTTTGACCTGGAAAAAATGATATTATTCTGGCTATTTTCAAGTCTGTATCTGGGCTGTTTTATCAGTTTGTTTTCCTTCGTTTCAATTCTGTCAGGAAATAACAAAATAGCATTTACAATGTCCGCGGTACTACTGGGAATCACTATATACTTCTTCATGCAGGGTGGCATCGAGTATTTGAAGTATTTAACTCCGCCATATTATGCTTTTGCTGTTTCAGAAACTATGAGAAATACCTCCGGAGAAAGTGACTATTTCAATATAATCAAGAACCTCTTTTCAATGCTGGTCTTTATAATTGCCACTTTATCCATTGATGTATTAGCGTTTAAAAGGAGAGATTTATGA
- a CDS encoding ABC transporter ATP-binding protein, whose product MMATAISIKNLHKKYGPRYVLDDLSFDVEKGSIYGFLGQNGAGKTTTIKILSGLSISNEGQIIIDNMDSSLEAEKIKNILGLVPQDSEFYDERTALSHMNYFARLKGLSKDEGQEQSMFLLERVGLANEMTKKVGSFSHGMKKRLSIAQALLNDPKILILDEPTNGLDPVGVRQVKQIIRECNDIGITILVSSHNLLEIQEICTHVGILKNGKLITEGTIGDIRRLESNGVITVGIYNMSPEIVSLVENMEYVVKTELKEKNILEIYVNSKTDVKPEINKLIVNNGGEVFKLIENSLSLEDAYLSATGMKE is encoded by the coding sequence ATGATGGCAACAGCAATCTCCATAAAAAACCTGCACAAAAAATATGGTCCAAGATACGTACTGGATGATCTGTCATTTGATGTGGAAAAAGGAAGTATATACGGTTTTCTTGGACAAAATGGTGCCGGAAAAACAACTACTATCAAGATACTATCTGGACTCTCAATTTCAAACGAAGGTCAGATAATTATTGATAACATGGATTCGTCCCTGGAAGCTGAGAAAATCAAAAATATATTAGGTCTGGTTCCACAAGATTCTGAATTTTATGATGAACGCACTGCCCTTAGCCACATGAATTATTTTGCCAGACTGAAAGGTCTTAGCAAAGATGAAGGACAGGAACAATCAATGTTTTTACTGGAACGTGTTGGTCTTGCAAATGAAATGACAAAAAAAGTTGGCTCTTTTTCCCATGGAATGAAAAAGCGGCTAAGCATTGCACAAGCTCTTTTAAATGACCCTAAAATACTCATTCTCGATGAACCTACAAACGGTCTTGATCCTGTTGGAGTGCGACAGGTCAAACAGATAATCCGTGAGTGCAATGATATTGGCATTACAATCTTAGTTTCATCCCACAACCTTCTGGAAATTCAGGAGATATGCACCCATGTAGGGATTTTGAAAAATGGCAAGCTTATCACTGAAGGAACAATTGGAGATATCCGGCGGCTTGAGTCAAATGGAGTAATTACAGTTGGAATTTACAACATGTCACCTGAAATAGTATCTTTAGTAGAAAACATGGAATATGTTGTAAAAACCGAATTAAAAGAGAAGAATATTCTGGAGATATATGTTAACTCTAAAACAGATGTTAAACCCGAAATTAACAAGTTAATTGTGAACAACGGCGGAGAGGTATTCAAACTTATCGAGAACTCTCTTTCACTGGAAGATGCATACCTTAGTGCAACCGGAATGAAAGAATAA
- a CDS encoding methylenetetrahydrofolate reductase: protein MSRTFKDKLSSNDFLITAEVSPPKGTDLAEMISDAELTRGWVDALNVTDNQKAIMRMSPLAVSKALLDGGHEVIMQLTCRDRNRLALQSDLLGAYSMGIRNICIMTGDHTTKGDHPKARPVYDLDSVQLLNIVRKMQRGIDLAGNVIENPPQFVVGAVTNTDPSRKAQMMKLRKKVKTGIDFLQTQAVYDISMFEDFMESIEDIEVPIIAGVIPLRSANMARFMNGNIPGINVPDEIIERMDSTEKPKEEGMVICAEAIKELQKLSRGIHLMPIGKHNNTPTILEMADIRKKR from the coding sequence ATGTCCCGGACCTTCAAAGACAAACTCTCTTCAAATGATTTCTTAATAACAGCAGAGGTCAGCCCTCCCAAGGGAACAGACCTTGCAGAGATGATTTCTGATGCTGAACTTACACGAGGATGGGTTGATGCTCTCAATGTGACTGACAATCAGAAAGCTATCATGCGTATGAGCCCGCTGGCAGTGAGTAAAGCTCTCCTTGACGGTGGTCATGAAGTTATCATGCAGCTTACATGCAGGGACAGGAACAGGCTTGCACTTCAATCCGATCTTCTTGGAGCTTATTCTATGGGCATCAGGAACATCTGTATAATGACAGGTGACCACACAACAAAAGGCGATCATCCTAAAGCAAGACCGGTCTATGACCTTGATTCTGTGCAGCTTCTGAATATTGTCAGGAAAATGCAGAGAGGTATTGACCTTGCAGGCAATGTCATAGAGAATCCACCTCAGTTTGTTGTTGGAGCTGTGACAAATACCGATCCTTCCAGAAAAGCACAGATGATGAAACTGCGAAAGAAAGTCAAAACGGGAATTGACTTTTTGCAAACCCAGGCAGTTTATGATATTTCTATGTTCGAAGACTTCATGGAATCTATAGAAGATATTGAAGTCCCGATTATTGCAGGAGTAATTCCACTCAGATCTGCAAACATGGCACGGTTCATGAACGGAAACATTCCTGGAATTAACGTACCTGATGAAATTATAGAGAGAATGGACTCCACTGAAAAACCAAAAGAAGAAGGTATGGTTATTTGTGCAGAAGCGATTAAAGAACTGCAAAAACTCAGTCGTGGAATTCATCTTATGCCAATTGGCAAACATAACAATACACCAACCATACTTGAAATGGCCGATATCAGGAAGAAACGATAA